One part of the Bdellovibrio sp. KM01 genome encodes these proteins:
- a CDS encoding TolC family protein — translation MMNQGGAKNDRCFVLRAAMAFLLIGIAATKAQGVTLTQYLEQVQTDSNSYKGTTTQAEGNNLEAREADLIFTPKLFAEFNTGHDGKPSQPKMYDRVNTETYTLGVQQQFDFGLQSKLYYTMQKTTFDNAGSAFTMSKYWDATPKIELTMPVWGGGFGSTARANEDLLRQSNYAEQYQASYQSTAYLAQAEAAYWKLSAWSDVVKIQEAASKSANDIMSYVSRKRSMNLGEQADVVQARALVEARALELQVARNEQREALRTFNKFLNRPATAPVDSLETVPYAELEKITVPTTRPGERYDVKATQAQLRTAKANAVVVKERNRPTLDIYTTYALNGRDDDYNQAMKNAGYTDTDTGYIGMRFNMPLNIGAAGDTKSGADKNVRAAEYNREYALYAQEQDWINLTQNITDARDNLVLLGKIEQAQKTKLDVERTRLRQGRTTTYQVLLFEQDYSASALNRVKSAANILALQTQIKLYQASPEEGK, via the coding sequence ATGATGAACCAGGGTGGAGCTAAAAACGACAGATGTTTTGTACTGCGAGCTGCTATGGCTTTTCTATTAATAGGAATAGCTGCAACGAAAGCTCAGGGTGTCACGTTGACTCAATATCTCGAGCAAGTGCAGACCGACAGTAACAGTTATAAAGGAACTACTACGCAGGCAGAAGGTAACAACCTTGAGGCCCGCGAAGCAGATTTGATCTTCACCCCGAAACTTTTTGCCGAATTTAATACGGGTCATGATGGTAAGCCAAGTCAGCCGAAAATGTATGATCGTGTGAATACCGAGACATACACTTTGGGAGTTCAGCAACAATTCGATTTCGGTTTGCAAAGTAAGCTGTACTATACGATGCAAAAGACAACTTTCGACAACGCTGGATCTGCATTCACAATGTCTAAATATTGGGATGCAACTCCTAAGATCGAATTGACGATGCCTGTGTGGGGCGGTGGCTTCGGTAGCACGGCTCGCGCGAACGAAGATTTGCTTCGTCAAAGTAACTATGCGGAGCAATATCAAGCTTCCTACCAGTCAACAGCTTATTTGGCGCAAGCTGAAGCTGCTTACTGGAAACTTTCTGCATGGTCTGACGTTGTTAAAATTCAAGAAGCCGCATCTAAATCAGCGAACGATATCATGAGCTACGTAAGTCGCAAACGCAGTATGAACCTAGGGGAGCAAGCCGACGTGGTTCAAGCTCGTGCCTTGGTTGAAGCTCGTGCTTTGGAATTGCAAGTGGCGCGCAATGAACAACGTGAGGCTCTTCGTACCTTCAATAAATTTTTAAATAGACCAGCGACAGCTCCGGTGGACAGTCTTGAAACAGTTCCTTATGCAGAGCTGGAAAAAATCACTGTACCGACAACTCGCCCTGGTGAACGTTATGATGTGAAAGCGACTCAGGCCCAATTGCGAACAGCGAAAGCGAATGCAGTTGTGGTGAAAGAGCGCAACCGTCCAACTTTGGATATTTATACGACTTACGCATTAAATGGCCGTGATGATGACTATAACCAAGCGATGAAAAATGCCGGTTATACTGACACGGATACTGGTTACATCGGTATGCGCTTTAACATGCCTTTGAATATCGGCGCAGCTGGCGATACTAAATCCGGTGCCGATAAAAATGTCAGAGCAGCAGAGTACAACCGTGAGTACGCGCTGTATGCGCAAGAACAAGACTGGATCAATTTAACTCAAAATATTACTGATGCGCGCGACAACTTGGTTTTGTTGGGTAAAATTGAACAGGCACAGAAAACTAAATTGGACGTGGAAAGAACACGTCTTCGTCAGGGTCGTACAACAACGTACCAAGTATTGTTGTTCGAACAAGATTACTCAGCTTCCGCTTTGAACCGCGTGAAGTCTGCAGCGAACATCCTGGCACTTCAAACGCAAATCAAACTTTACCAAGCCTCTCCTGAGGAAGGGAAATAG
- a CDS encoding helix-turn-helix transcriptional regulator produces MSQIDQFLASLKRALKAKNVLYRDLAKALDLSESSVKRILSSKSLSLERLEEICRVADLSFSEVVKSANLEDGTQIYLLTDEQERALAENTRLLHYYMLLHDERTPQKIEKEYQIPKAEAQKYLFQLDRLNLIELHPRDKVKFKRHGFLRFRRDGPIGKALFEQMKATYLMYDFKPEDFVRFTLIKISPSTLAKYKGKMEKLAMEMQEDSRFDAEHNTATVDAGVLMAYRPWTYSYMGAIKKKE; encoded by the coding sequence TTGAAACGCGCTTTGAAAGCAAAGAACGTACTCTACAGGGATTTGGCTAAAGCGTTAGACCTTAGCGAATCCAGCGTGAAACGCATTCTTTCCAGTAAAAGCCTGAGCTTAGAACGTTTGGAAGAAATCTGTCGTGTGGCGGATCTTAGTTTTTCAGAAGTGGTGAAGTCCGCCAATCTTGAAGATGGAACACAGATTTATCTTCTGACGGACGAGCAAGAGCGCGCCCTGGCGGAAAACACGCGTTTACTGCATTACTATATGTTGCTTCATGACGAGCGCACTCCGCAAAAGATCGAAAAAGAATACCAAATTCCCAAAGCAGAAGCCCAAAAATATCTTTTCCAGCTGGATCGCTTGAATTTGATCGAACTTCATCCGCGCGACAAAGTAAAATTCAAACGTCATGGATTTTTGCGTTTCCGCAGAGATGGGCCCATCGGTAAAGCCCTTTTTGAACAAATGAAGGCGACTTATTTGATGTACGATTTCAAGCCCGAGGATTTCGTGCGCTTTACGTTAATCAAAATCAGTCCGTCGACTTTGGCGAAGTACAAAGGGAAAATGGAAAAGCTGGCGATGGAGATGCAGGAAGATTCGCGCTTCGATGCTGAGCACAACACCGCCACTGTGGATGCTGGTGTGTTGATGGCTTACCGACCTTGGACATATTCCTACATGGGCGCAATCAAGAAAAAAGAATAG
- a CDS encoding murein L,D-transpeptidase catalytic domain family protein, which yields MRITLLSCLSGIAILLSSVLSLAVNAPNSMFNRKTTTGQNLYQAVLSQGVAEEPVNLLFRMFDYNAGRIANTKTAVIVDYTLISIEKRLYFLHLDTGVVERFYVSHGINSGILETRSFSNLMDSWKSSIGFYYAKGTYNSAKNGPSLKLEGIDRSNDNAKDRLIVLHGAKYVSDDFIQRNGRLGWSQGCFAVALEALPVLLNSLQNGSLLLSYHKDLWKYARQYPTEQEVMGNEVVPPGVNARITPEEQVDPIPPTDSSEYLELLTGT from the coding sequence ATGAGAATCACGCTTTTGTCATGCCTAAGCGGCATCGCTATCCTGTTGTCTTCAGTTTTATCCTTGGCGGTGAACGCGCCGAACTCTATGTTCAATCGCAAAACAACGACGGGGCAAAATCTTTATCAAGCGGTTTTATCTCAAGGAGTCGCGGAAGAACCCGTGAATCTTTTGTTTCGCATGTTCGATTATAATGCGGGTCGAATTGCGAATACGAAAACCGCCGTGATCGTGGATTACACTTTGATCTCCATTGAAAAGCGCCTGTATTTCCTGCATCTGGATACCGGTGTGGTGGAAAGATTCTATGTGTCTCATGGAATTAATTCCGGCATTTTAGAAACGCGCAGCTTTTCAAATCTTATGGATTCCTGGAAAAGCTCCATCGGATTTTACTATGCAAAAGGCACTTATAACAGCGCCAAGAATGGCCCCTCCTTAAAGCTTGAGGGGATTGATCGCTCCAATGACAATGCCAAGGATCGCTTGATCGTTTTGCACGGAGCAAAGTATGTCAGCGATGATTTTATTCAACGCAATGGTCGTTTGGGTTGGAGCCAGGGCTGTTTTGCCGTCGCACTCGAAGCTTTGCCGGTGCTGTTAAACTCATTGCAAAATGGAAGTTTGCTTTTGTCCTATCATAAGGACCTTTGGAAATATGCGCGCCAGTATCCTACTGAGCAAGAGGTGATGGGTAATGAGGTGGTGCCACCTGGAGTGAACGCTAGAATCACTCCGGAAGAGCAGGTGGATCCTATTCCTCCGACTGACAGCTCGGAATATCTGGAATTACTTACCGGTACTTAG
- a CDS encoding MarR family winged helix-turn-helix transcriptional regulator produces MAKLFIQDLPTEQELKASCGDLHTEEVDAGILHSNLLFMKVANELDNHLEGVLSKYSLSSGRFTLLYMLRNAPEGLSPSALASKAGVTQATISGLLNNMEKNELIVRETHVKDGRSFVIKLTPKGDSTLKEIFPQWYPRLKEFWAQQFSQEQLVAFKATLEEMIKKTEVLGTEG; encoded by the coding sequence ATGGCGAAATTATTTATTCAGGACTTGCCGACGGAACAAGAGTTAAAAGCTTCTTGCGGAGATCTGCACACGGAAGAGGTGGATGCAGGAATTCTTCACTCGAACCTTCTTTTCATGAAGGTGGCAAATGAGTTGGACAATCACCTTGAAGGTGTTCTTTCCAAATACAGTCTTTCCAGCGGACGATTCACACTTCTTTACATGCTAAGAAACGCACCAGAGGGATTAAGCCCTTCTGCGCTCGCTTCTAAGGCAGGTGTTACGCAAGCAACGATATCGGGCTTGTTGAACAATATGGAGAAGAATGAATTGATCGTGCGTGAAACACATGTAAAGGATGGTCGTTCTTTTGTGATCAAATTGACACCAAAAGGCGACAGCACTTTGAAAGAGATTTTCCCACAGTGGTATCCACGGTTGAAAGAGTTTTGGGCGCAACAGTTCTCCCAAGAACAATTAGTTGCTTTCAAAGCGACGCTCGAAGAAATGATCAAAAAAACCGAAGTCCTCGGGACTGAAGGTTAG
- a CDS encoding DNA-binding domain-containing protein: protein MSLSEAQHLFKKNVLNGEVDDPSLAQLRPAGNLPLDLGFEIYHDIYYSKLAGALAKTYETVAWVLGPDLFHDITARYIDSQPTVPYRLSEYGANFSEYLSLTTKTRGIPFLHDLAQFEWLLKEVQNAATPNPVPQEDIKRFEHSNNFRISFIAAMRVFQSMYSITELWNHRKEPRYTYEEINWNQPESALIYKREGQLLVESIDPTHAEVILDLQEGKNISEALSGFSEVISPADNNKLFSTLMRAGIIDDIEEL from the coding sequence ATGAGCTTGAGCGAAGCACAGCATCTGTTTAAAAAAAATGTTCTGAACGGAGAAGTGGATGACCCTTCCCTGGCTCAATTACGACCAGCGGGGAATCTCCCCCTGGATCTAGGTTTCGAAATATATCACGACATATACTATTCTAAACTTGCGGGTGCGCTGGCGAAAACCTATGAAACTGTGGCGTGGGTTTTAGGCCCCGATTTGTTTCATGATATCACAGCCCGTTACATCGACTCTCAACCGACAGTTCCTTATCGACTGTCCGAGTACGGCGCCAACTTCAGTGAATACTTGTCACTGACCACCAAGACTCGCGGCATTCCATTTTTGCACGACTTGGCTCAATTCGAATGGCTTCTTAAGGAAGTCCAAAACGCTGCCACTCCAAATCCTGTGCCTCAAGAGGACATCAAACGCTTTGAGCATTCGAATAACTTTCGGATCAGTTTTATCGCTGCGATGCGAGTTTTTCAAAGCATGTATTCGATCACTGAATTGTGGAATCACCGCAAAGAGCCACGTTACACTTATGAAGAGATCAATTGGAATCAGCCAGAGAGTGCTTTGATTTACAAGAGAGAAGGACAGCTTTTGGTGGAATCTATAGACCCCACTCACGCTGAAGTTATTTTGGACTTGCAAGAAGGCAAAAATATTTCAGAAGCGCTTTCGGGCTTTTCAGAAGTCATCTCGCCTGCCGACAACAACAAATTATTCAGCACATTGATGAGAGCAGGCATTATCGACGACATTGAGGAACTATAA
- a CDS encoding TetR/AcrR family transcriptional regulator, whose amino-acid sequence MGDTSQPLSKNTDQKETASRSKTKKRDRSASEERLLQAAEDIFAKHGFNGATTRMIADKAKVNESLIGRYFDGKMGLLLAVCETHIKDKVQQDALMYPAQATVHEELTSLVDSMFEHHCKKDEEFFKIVLGQCLVDAKFLKRIREIAPISLYINQVIERLEVLRTEGKVKKDVDLRQAMEIFDTYFHGSMFFDRILLGTDVESIQAKLKIFITGLAESLSTGK is encoded by the coding sequence ATGGGAGACACCTCTCAACCTTTATCGAAAAATACGGATCAAAAAGAGACCGCTTCTCGATCTAAGACTAAAAAAAGAGATAGATCCGCATCCGAAGAACGCCTGCTTCAGGCCGCTGAGGATATCTTTGCAAAACACGGCTTTAATGGCGCTACTACCCGCATGATCGCCGACAAAGCCAAGGTCAACGAATCACTTATAGGCCGCTATTTCGACGGCAAAATGGGGCTATTGCTTGCGGTGTGTGAAACACATATCAAAGATAAAGTTCAGCAAGATGCGCTTATGTACCCAGCGCAAGCAACAGTGCACGAAGAGTTAACTTCATTGGTGGACTCTATGTTCGAACATCATTGCAAAAAGGACGAGGAGTTTTTTAAAATCGTGCTGGGCCAATGTCTTGTGGATGCGAAGTTTTTGAAACGCATTCGCGAAATCGCTCCCATCAGTCTTTATATTAACCAAGTTATTGAGCGCCTCGAAGTACTTCGCACTGAAGGTAAAGTTAAAAAAGACGTCGATCTTCGACAAGCGATGGAAATTTTTGATACATATTTTCATGGCTCTATGTTTTTTGATCGCATCTTGCTTGGCACAGATGTGGAAAGCATCCAAGCAAAATTGAAAATCTTTATCACAGGTTTGGCAGAGTCTCTAAGTACCGGTAAGTAA
- a CDS encoding NAD(P)/FAD-dependent oxidoreductase encodes MPLQHPKSREKKLVVIIGGGFAGLNAAKSLANKDQVHVVLIDQRNHHLFQPLLYQVATAGLNPSDIAVPIRAQFSKVENVEIHMGRVDSVNLEKKFIVTDGVELSYDYLIVAAGAQHSYFGNPEWEEHAPGLKTVEQATEIRRRILSAFEAAENEMDPEKQKALLNFVVVGAGPTGVELAGAIADIARTVLVKDFNHINPANARVLLVEAGPKILAAFHEKLSEHALQDLKEIGVEVRVSSRVEKIDENGVIIAGEFIPSRSVFWAAGVQASRMKFTPDVAKDRAGRVIVQDDFSIENFRDTFVIGDMAHFEIEKNKSLPGLAPAAMQAGKFVSNVVLQSINGKARSSFKYLDKGQMATIGKRKAIAQYNSLRMTGVIAWLAWLFVHVLYLIGFKNRISVMAEWTWSYIFSKRGARLITSRDWKLKN; translated from the coding sequence ATGCCGTTACAGCACCCGAAAAGTAGAGAGAAAAAGTTAGTCGTTATTATCGGTGGAGGTTTCGCGGGATTAAATGCCGCGAAATCTCTGGCCAACAAAGACCAAGTCCACGTTGTTTTAATTGACCAGCGCAATCATCATCTGTTCCAGCCGCTTTTGTATCAAGTTGCAACGGCCGGATTAAATCCTTCTGATATCGCCGTTCCCATTCGCGCTCAATTTTCGAAAGTTGAAAATGTAGAAATTCACATGGGTCGCGTCGACAGTGTGAACCTGGAAAAAAAGTTTATCGTCACCGACGGTGTTGAACTTTCTTATGACTATCTTATTGTCGCAGCCGGTGCTCAGCACAGCTATTTTGGAAATCCCGAATGGGAAGAGCATGCCCCGGGTTTAAAAACTGTCGAGCAAGCCACGGAAATTCGTCGTCGCATTCTTTCTGCGTTTGAGGCTGCGGAAAACGAAATGGATCCAGAAAAACAAAAGGCCCTGCTGAATTTTGTAGTGGTTGGGGCGGGGCCTACGGGTGTCGAGCTTGCAGGTGCCATTGCTGACATCGCTCGTACAGTGTTGGTAAAAGATTTCAATCATATTAATCCTGCGAATGCTCGCGTGCTGCTGGTGGAAGCCGGGCCCAAAATTTTAGCGGCCTTTCACGAAAAACTCTCGGAACACGCGCTGCAGGATTTGAAAGAAATCGGTGTGGAAGTCCGTGTCTCCTCTCGCGTCGAAAAGATAGATGAAAATGGAGTGATAATTGCCGGGGAGTTTATACCCTCTCGTTCCGTGTTTTGGGCGGCAGGTGTGCAGGCTTCTCGAATGAAATTCACTCCAGATGTGGCTAAGGATCGCGCGGGTAGAGTTATTGTTCAAGATGACTTCTCAATTGAGAATTTCAGAGACACTTTTGTTATTGGTGACATGGCCCATTTCGAAATCGAAAAAAATAAATCTTTGCCCGGATTAGCTCCTGCGGCAATGCAAGCTGGTAAATTTGTAAGCAATGTGGTACTACAAAGTATCAATGGGAAAGCGCGAAGCTCCTTTAAGTATCTTGATAAAGGCCAGATGGCTACTATCGGAAAACGAAAAGCGATTGCTCAGTATAACTCACTGAGAATGACTGGAGTCATCGCTTGGCTAGCTTGGTTATTCGTTCACGTTTTATACCTGATCGGATTCAAGAACAGAATCTCTGTCATGGCAGAGTGGACGTGGAGTTACATCTTCTCCAAACGCGGAGCACGTCTAATTACTTCAAGAGATTGGAAGCTGAAGAATTAA
- a CDS encoding four-helix bundle copper-binding protein, producing MASIPMQDSDMSKCIKACMNCTKACMEALHYLLQQGVSGKQMAMLQMCAEACQLSSKMMLSDLEFHHQACELSFELSTACAAICASYDDEIMARCAETCRHCSETCRGMAGMTVQMKGTAKDLRSSLPSTRL from the coding sequence ATGGCGTCGATTCCAATGCAAGACAGCGACATGTCGAAATGTATTAAAGCCTGCATGAATTGTACAAAGGCTTGTATGGAAGCTCTTCACTATCTGCTGCAGCAAGGTGTGTCTGGCAAGCAAATGGCGATGTTGCAAATGTGCGCAGAGGCCTGTCAGCTATCTTCAAAAATGATGTTGTCGGATTTAGAGTTTCATCACCAAGCATGTGAACTTTCTTTTGAGCTTTCCACAGCGTGTGCGGCGATCTGCGCCTCCTATGATGACGAAATCATGGCTCGATGTGCGGAAACTTGCCGTCACTGTTCCGAAACTTGCCGAGGTATGGCGGGAATGACGGTGCAAATGAAAGGAACCGCGAAAGATCTTCGCAGCTCGCTTCCTTCGACTCGTTTATAG
- a CDS encoding DUF692 domain-containing protein — MRYQTPNFKVGMGLHPSHFSYLEQHPLTDVAWFEAASEDYMNPLGRSMEVLENLRHDYPIALHGSHLNIGNPEGVDSSYLRELRDLIERVEPFLVSDHLAWTGGSRENLHGLFPLPLDQESLQVVCNNIDSVQSQLKTSIALENIATYVDFKNNEKSEAEFLGEVAKRTGCGLVLDLGALFVNSQNHGFNPHKYLQNLPLNKVVQVHLSGPTETESYWLDRKASEITRPIWDLFKYLTPHIRHLPIAIERHRNIPEFSELEMEVIKASFILENNNELERSTASV; from the coding sequence ATGAGATATCAAACTCCAAACTTTAAAGTGGGGATGGGCTTACACCCTTCCCACTTTTCATATTTAGAACAGCACCCGCTGACCGACGTCGCGTGGTTTGAAGCCGCCAGCGAGGATTACATGAATCCCCTGGGTCGTTCGATGGAAGTCCTGGAAAACTTGCGCCACGACTATCCCATTGCCCTTCATGGTTCGCATTTAAATATCGGCAACCCGGAAGGCGTGGACTCAAGTTACTTACGGGAACTTCGAGACCTGATCGAACGCGTGGAACCCTTTTTGGTTTCAGATCATTTGGCTTGGACCGGAGGAAGTCGCGAAAACCTGCATGGACTGTTCCCCCTTCCACTCGATCAGGAAAGTCTGCAGGTTGTTTGCAATAATATCGATTCCGTACAAAGCCAGCTTAAGACGTCGATCGCTTTGGAAAACATCGCGACCTATGTTGATTTCAAGAACAACGAAAAAAGCGAAGCTGAATTTTTAGGCGAAGTTGCAAAAAGAACCGGTTGTGGTTTGGTTTTGGATTTGGGCGCTCTTTTCGTGAACTCCCAAAATCATGGATTTAATCCCCACAAATATCTGCAAAATCTTCCGCTGAATAAAGTCGTGCAAGTTCACCTGTCTGGCCCCACAGAAACTGAATCCTATTGGCTGGACAGAAAGGCCTCTGAAATCACCCGCCCCATCTGGGATTTATTTAAGTACCTGACACCACATATTCGTCATTTACCGATCGCAATCGAAAGACATCGCAATATTCCCGAATTCAGCGAACTGGAAATGGAAGTTATCAAAGCTTCTTTTATACTGGAGAACAACAATGAGCTTGAGCGAAGCACAGCATCTGTTTAA
- a CDS encoding efflux RND transporter permease subunit: MSLPKISISRPIFITCVTIAIVVVGWAGYKSMPVDLFPDVSVPVVTVQTTYKGAGPSEIETLVSRPIEDEVSTISGIKRMTSKNMEGVSQVIVEFVSSVDSKYAEQQVRDKVNIAKPKLPDEVDDPVIKKFDPSDTPILMVALSSKGTIGDAALYDIADQMIKPRLEQVNNVGAIDILGGRKREIHVLLDRNKLKNREISVTQVAGQVGAMGQNIPSGKVNQGGKELVFRGLGEFRNTADVADTLVNLYGNEVPTRVSDLGVVKDTLEDEASRAYVNGEKAIFLQVYRQSGSNTVKVADDVIKQMEKIRPELEKMEGAPQIKLVTNASQKIKDNLYDVNETIIIAILLTVITVFFFLGSLRTTLITAVSLPVSLIGAFMLMKLAGFSLNIVSMLALTLAVGLLVDDAIVVVENIYRRMQLGENSLVAAEKGTTEIQMAVMAISLVVIAVFVPVGTMSGTIGQFLKQFGFTIVFSMIISWFVAMTIIPMLTAYFAGEGHGGHGGSHEDFKPTSIYDKTLGRLVRGFDRFQSMLERYYEKLLRVTLRHPIMTIVATLMIFFLSIYTVTKVPGTFIPDDDSGEITVTLEMTPGTSLDGMQEVADKVDKILHADPAVDYTTMIVGNIYGESNKASFYVRMKDIKGRMKTEAFRDHLRQQFADFAFANPVVKKYDSTGGMAQQPFVMNIISPDPKDLESSASKLIDTLKKDPRFKDVDSNFRPGKPEMQVELKPGAAKAYGINTSTMGAELRAQVEGMTPAKFREKGREYEVRVRLVENQRDLKQTFNDVYVPNVNRKLVRLKDVANGDLSSGPASIDRMDRGRYIQITAGLAQGVGVSTVIADVAKWTSEGENKFPASVRYNFGGDAENQQELAGSTVMALGFAVMFIYLILASLYESFITPITIMVALPLALCGAFLGLYLADQMLSMFAIFGFFMLIGVAGKNGILLVDTTNQLMAEGKTRADALVQAGKTRLRPILMTSFALIAGTLPVAIGMNAASKTRTSMGVAIIGGMISSTILTLIVVPAVFTYVDRFRVWANKLGSKMTSATKEETSHEEATAGAPRESGVSDYAVTAPEK, encoded by the coding sequence ATGAGCTTACCTAAGATTTCCATCAGCAGACCGATTTTTATTACCTGCGTAACCATTGCGATCGTTGTTGTCGGTTGGGCCGGATACAAATCCATGCCGGTCGACTTATTTCCCGACGTTTCCGTTCCGGTTGTAACTGTACAGACAACTTATAAAGGTGCAGGTCCTTCCGAAATTGAAACACTGGTATCTCGCCCTATCGAAGACGAAGTCAGTACAATTTCCGGTATCAAACGTATGACTTCCAAAAATATGGAAGGTGTTTCGCAAGTTATCGTCGAGTTCGTTTCTTCAGTGGACTCGAAATATGCGGAACAACAAGTACGTGATAAAGTAAATATCGCTAAACCGAAACTTCCAGATGAAGTTGATGACCCAGTTATCAAAAAATTCGACCCGTCAGATACTCCTATCCTGATGGTCGCGTTGTCTTCTAAAGGAACAATTGGGGACGCGGCTCTTTACGATATCGCCGATCAAATGATCAAACCTCGCTTAGAACAAGTGAACAACGTGGGTGCGATCGATATCCTGGGTGGTCGTAAAAGAGAAATTCATGTCCTTTTAGATCGTAACAAACTTAAAAACCGCGAGATCTCCGTTACGCAAGTAGCCGGTCAAGTGGGCGCCATGGGGCAGAACATTCCATCGGGTAAAGTCAACCAAGGTGGTAAAGAGCTGGTATTCCGTGGTTTGGGAGAGTTCAGAAATACGGCCGATGTTGCAGATACTCTGGTAAATCTTTACGGAAATGAAGTTCCAACACGTGTTTCTGACTTGGGTGTTGTTAAAGACACATTAGAAGACGAAGCTTCCCGCGCCTACGTAAACGGCGAAAAGGCGATTTTCTTGCAAGTCTATCGTCAATCCGGTTCCAACACTGTGAAAGTGGCCGATGACGTTATTAAGCAAATGGAAAAAATTCGTCCGGAGCTTGAAAAAATGGAAGGCGCGCCACAAATCAAACTTGTGACGAATGCTTCTCAAAAAATTAAAGACAATCTTTATGACGTGAACGAGACGATCATCATCGCGATTCTTTTGACAGTTATCACGGTGTTCTTCTTCTTGGGTAGTTTGCGCACGACGTTGATCACGGCGGTTTCATTACCAGTATCCTTGATCGGTGCCTTCATGTTGATGAAGCTTGCGGGTTTCTCTTTGAATATCGTATCGATGTTGGCCTTGACCCTTGCCGTCGGTCTTCTGGTCGACGACGCGATTGTTGTCGTGGAGAATATCTATCGTCGTATGCAATTGGGTGAAAATTCCCTGGTAGCTGCGGAAAAAGGTACGACAGAGATTCAAATGGCCGTTATGGCGATCTCTCTGGTTGTTATCGCCGTATTCGTTCCCGTGGGTACGATGTCCGGTACAATCGGTCAGTTCTTAAAGCAGTTCGGTTTCACAATCGTGTTCTCAATGATCATTTCTTGGTTCGTTGCGATGACGATCATTCCGATGCTGACTGCCTACTTTGCGGGTGAGGGGCACGGTGGCCACGGAGGTTCACACGAGGACTTTAAACCGACAAGTATCTATGACAAAACTTTGGGCCGCCTGGTGCGTGGTTTCGACCGATTCCAATCGATGCTTGAAAGATATTACGAAAAACTTCTGCGTGTAACTTTGCGCCATCCAATTATGACGATTGTGGCGACATTGATGATCTTCTTCTTGTCGATCTATACGGTGACGAAAGTTCCGGGAACATTTATTCCGGATGACGACTCGGGCGAGATCACAGTTACCCTTGAGATGACTCCAGGTACAAGCTTGGATGGTATGCAGGAGGTCGCTGACAAAGTTGACAAGATCCTTCATGCAGACCCAGCTGTGGATTACACGACGATGATCGTTGGTAACATCTATGGTGAGTCGAATAAAGCCAGCTTCTATGTAAGAATGAAAGACATTAAAGGCAGAATGAAAACGGAAGCTTTCCGTGATCATTTGCGCCAACAGTTCGCTGATTTTGCTTTCGCGAATCCAGTTGTGAAAAAATACGACTCTACAGGTGGTATGGCGCAACAACCATTCGTGATGAACATTATCTCTCCAGATCCTAAAGATCTTGAGTCGTCAGCTTCAAAATTAATCGATACGTTGAAAAAAGATCCGCGCTTTAAAGACGTGGACTCGAACTTCCGTCCAGGTAAACCAGAGATGCAAGTTGAGTTGAAACCAGGCGCTGCAAAAGCCTACGGTATCAATACGTCGACAATGGGTGCAGAGCTTCGTGCACAGGTTGAAGGTATGACTCCGGCCAAGTTCCGTGAAAAAGGACGCGAGTACGAAGTGCGCGTGCGTTTGGTTGAAAACCAACGTGACTTGAAGCAAACGTTCAACGATGTCTATGTTCCAAACGTGAATCGTAAATTGGTTCGTTTGAAAGACGTGGCTAACGGCGATCTTTCATCGGGTCCCGCTTCGATCGATCGTATGGACCGTGGACGCTACATCCAAATCACTGCCGGCTTGGCTCAAGGTGTGGGTGTAAGTACAGTGATCGCTGACGTTGCAAAATGGACTTCTGAGGGTGAAAATAAATTCCCAGCAAGTGTTCGTTATAACTTCGGTGGTGATGCCGAGAACCAACAAGAACTTGCGGGTTCAACAGTCATGGCTCTCGGGTTCGCGGTGATGTTCATCTACTTGATCCTGGCCTCACTTTACGAATCTTTCATTACTCCGATCACGATCATGGTGGCCTTGCCACTGGCGTTGTGTGGAGCTTTCTTGGGTCTGTATCTTGCGGATCAGATGCTTTCAATGTTCGCGATCTTCGGCTTCTTTATGTTGATCGGGGTGGCGGGTAAGAATGGTATCTTGTTGGTGGATACAACGAACCAATTAATGGCCGAAGGTAAAACACGTGCCGATGCCTTGGTGCAAGCGGGTAAAACGCGTCTTCGTCCCATCTTGATGACTTCATTCGCCTTGATCGCTGGTACATTGCCAGTGGCAATCGGCATGAATGCGGCATCTAAAACTCGTACATCTATGGGGGTGGCGATTATCGGTGGTATGATTTCATCGACAATTCTAACCCTGATTGTGGTGCCTGCCGTATTCACGTATGTCGATCGTTTCAGAGTTTGGGCTAATAAGCTTGGCAGTAAAATGACTTCTGCTACCAAAGAAGAAACGTCTCACGAGGAAGCCACGGCTGGCGCACCACGCGAAAGTGGAGTCAGTGACTATGCCGTTACAGCACCCGAAAAGTAG